In the genome of Macrobrachium rosenbergii isolate ZJJX-2024 chromosome 53, ASM4041242v1, whole genome shotgun sequence, the window TGGGTATTGGGTGGGCTTCCGTGTTAAATACCCACTGGTCCAAGCTGATGAGCGAGTCGCTGGAGAAGATCAGGTACaaatactgcagagagagagaaaaggagatagGCTTTAGAAACAgcagtcgtgtttttttttattaatacaacgGTATGTAATGGaatttgcatataataataataataatagtactgcaGACAGTTCACAGGCTGTTATGTTCATATAAGCTTGTGAATCTATTTGGTGTTAATGCTGTGACAATATACGGTAGGTCAACGAGGgtcaaattcaaaacaaaaggaaatataaatcttAATTCCAAAATAAAGGTCCGCAGGATATAGTGAAGGTGGTTGGTAGGACACTTGACAGcaaaatgcgtgtgtgtatatatgtgtgtgtgtgtgtgtgtgtgtaaggatttAATCCCATAACAAATAAGGTTTTTAATGACTTTGTAAGAGACTAATCACTGACTcatgactttttttatcttcaggtgACATCATTACAaggcacagaaagagagagggaggatttGTATGCACTGGGGCATTTAATCTTATCTCAACAAACAAGACTGGTCGATATGGTTGCTCCCCAAACACTAGCGGACTCCACTCACTTTTTTCGTCACGTCATTTGTTCTCGTTATAGTTTGGTGCTTTGTAATATCGCATAACGAATCTTAAATAACAATTAACTGaaatattacttttctttatacgAGTAAGGTCAATTTGAGCTGTTGTTTTGTCATtgcagtttgtattttatgtacaaTTTACTTTTTTCCGAATGTTTTACGTACATTATTCGTGCCATAAACAACGTTAAAaacgcacacacgtgtgtatatatatatatatatatatatatatatatatatacagcatatatatatgtatgtatgtatatatatatacagtatatatatatatattatgtatgtatgtatgtatgtatttgggtGTTTCAGTCCACAGACATTAAATGGGaccaaatacacacataaattaaaTCATCTCATactttatatgcatacattcacTCCACTAACGTAGACTAATTCCACTATACTTCCTTTCATACATTTATTACACTCCATCGTCACTTAGTGAAATTCCGCCGCTCATTTCCTTCTTGTGCTATGTCTTGATACACTTAAACATGATGTACACGCATCTGTACATTAAATCCACTTGCATGTGCGCATACTGTAACTCCATTTACTTCCAGTTACATACATTAAATCCACTctcattcatacatgcatacattcgcTTACAGTAAGCGTTACATTAACTCCACTTACTTCCACTTACATACATTAAATCCACTCTCATTGCAACATGCATACACTTACCTTAGGCGTTACTTTAAATGTACTTTCGTGCACGTAACtacattaaattaatttatacatTAAATCCATTGACAAGTGTTTACTATAACTCCacttacacataaatacattaaatCCACTTACAAGTGTTTACTATAACTCCacttacacataaatacattaaatCCACTGACAAGTGTTTACTATAACTCCACTTACTtctacataaatacattaaatcCACTTACAAGCGTTTACTATAACTCCACTTACTTccacgtatacatacattcaatCCACTTACAACCGCTTACTATAACTCCACTTCCTTCCACATACACAGATTAAATCCACTCTCATTCCCAGGCGCATGCGCACACTCACCTTAAGCGTTTCGGCGAGAAGAAAACTCTGCTGAACATCGTCCTTGTGGGGATTTGCCCTATGGACGTCTGAGATGCCGCTGAATCCTCCGCTCTCGACCCGGCAGTGTCTTTCCAGAGCCTGAATTCGGTGGTACAGAGAATTTTAATGCTCTCTCGCGTGTCAGGTTAAAGAGAAAGACTATTTTCGTTGGACTCGGCATAAAAATGCCATTAGCCCTGCTATTGTGAGGTTGGAATTTGGTGGGAATATGCTGGGAATGGATAGAAAGATATAGGGACGTCTGAGTATACCTGGCGTTTGTCTCGTTGctataaataatgtaaacaaaactgtttttcCCGTTGATACTACCATTGTGCGTCATGGTTGTCATGCACGAAGTTTATTTAcgattatacattatatatatatatatatatatatatatatatatataatgtgtatatatatatatatatatatatattatatatatacatatactatatatatatatatatatataatatatatatatatatatatatatatattatatatatatttatatgtatatatatttatattttatatgtatatgtatgtatatatgattctaatcactttagcacgtggttcatttatcacacattaacacaggtgaaaaataagagacggagtgtaggtcctgaccggtttcgactttatttccagtgGCTTGgtaataaagtcgaaaccagtcaggacctacaccccggcTATCattcttcacctgtggtaatgtgtgatatgtacatatatacatatatatacatatataatgtatattttttagtcTGAAGTGCCGTTGACACAATTTTAAGCCAAGATTTTTCCTGGCACTATATGCGATGCTTAGAAATAAAATGTAGCGAATAGTGAACGTTTTAGTAACAGTAATACCGAGAAGGGGCGGTTTGTTTGCTAGCTATATAGATTAATACGGCTTATTCCTATtagtgactgattgatttattaggAGTTATTTGGCGACACAGTTACTAAGGCCATTGATTTTCCTATTGAAATTACTGTACAAATACTCTACTCATATCAATACGATCGCAAACGCTTTCCGAAAGAGAAACTTAATTTTACTGGAACATTTATTTgttgtctatatatttattcttgcgtccatatattgataatttttcttaacataagCTCACCGAATTCAAAATACATAATAGGTAAGGCATTCACCAGCGATTAAATAAgaagtggtattttttttttttagttgtcaaGAACCATTTCCTCATCAAGGCCATTCTGGTTATTGATTTAATATTGACtggactgaagaaaaaaaaatcccataaattGTTTTTTGGGTGTGGATTGTTAGTCGTTTTTTTTCACGTTGCAGGTGTCTTAAGTCAAGGATAAGATTAaactgttgttttagatttaccTGTCACGAATTATATGATTAGTAAAGATAAGAGTAATTGAGCGACTGATTTAAGAGTACTCTGTCATCGTGAATGATAAAagtgttgttgtcattattattattattattattattattattattattattattattattattattattattattattattactgacgttttttttatttaacttctatacccattattattattattattattattattattattattattattattattattattattattactgacgttgctgttgttgtttagcTATACCCACTTTTGAACACCGATGAACTGAAACAATTGTACCCATTGTATTCAAGACGATATTGtaatgcttttaactgtaaacgAGTATTGTGCATTAGCCGCACCAGACACTCCATGATGAATTGTTCGGCCCCAAATAGCTAAGGTGCCGAAATCAGTACATAAGCGTTGTAAGTGTTTTAAAATTAGCCGTGGACCACGCCCCTTGAATGGTATACCGTCAGGGCCAGATGTTTCCAACAAGGAAAATCTGTTTCTAGTCAGTCACTGTACTTTGCTTTAGGTTATATGAACTTTAAGGAAATAATATTGCCAGATGACAgatatttttttagaaagataCGGGAATAAGGCATTGGACTGATGTGACTATATGGCTTTCAACCTGGTAccccgtggggggttagtgccgtcagtgcaccgcacgtggtgcactgtaggcattacttaggggtcttcgcagcgtcccttcggcccctagctgcaacctctttcgtcccttttactgtacctccgttcatattctttcttccatctgaccttccacccccctctaaaaatttctttcatagtgcatctgcgaggctttcctcctgctacacctttcagaccttcttactgtcaatttccctttcagcgctgaataacctcataggtcccagcgcttggccttaggcctaaattttatattctattctattctattctttcaaCCTGGTCAAGTTCAATAATTGTATGATGGTCTCCTGTGTGCTAAGCATCTTCTGCAGGTGGTTGGTTCTGTTCTTCTAAGCGGAGATAGTTCTCAAATATCTGAAATTTTACTAAATACAAACcagttgttttgaataaaatctGGATTTGGGAAGCTATTTTCCTCCAGTTTGCGTCCTTTCAGCTCTTCAGTGTTACATATAGGAAAAAGTTAAACTACAAGaacgtcagtaataataataataataataataataataataataataataataataataataataataattagaagaagaCTCTCTTAAACAAACTTCAAtaaaaagaatggccgtctggatacAGTTGAGTTTATACTGCAGTTTCTCATTCTCTCGAAAAAGTCGTTGTttgttgcagaaaaaaaaagactaaatttaCCGGAGCGAATAAAAACGATAACTGTTGACACCTACCATCGCTGCGTCCCAAGCCCAGTCCCGGTACTTTTGGTCCTTGGTGAGCCTCCAGAGGTAGAACCACGTCTCTATCGCCTCCGGCCGAAGCGCGTAGTGCCTCGCCGAGGGCAGGATTTCTTGACCCGCCTTCGTCTGGGGGAAGTGGAAGCTGTCGGGACCAAGACCCGTCGCAGTTCGGGCATAGGTCTCCCGGCACGTTTTGGCAATGCCCTCCGCGATCTCCATTTCGCGTTGCGAGTTCGGGCTCGGCAGGTATTTTGCTCCGAGGGCGTACATGCCACCTGCAGGGAGAAGAAGGGTCTGTTGTTGCTTTTGGGATAGATTTTGGAAGTCGGTTAAAATAGAATAGGAGATTTGGGGACTGAAGTTTTTATAGCTGTTTGCTTTCTCTCAAGTCAACGGTGTTTCTTTGTGAtagagtaatttttaaaaatcattgtgaatgtttgaaatgtAATTATAAGTGAAAGAGGAAAGACAATATTTGTACCCAACAAATTGAAATTTTGAGGGAATCCagcattgcattattattattattattattattattattattattattattattattattattattattattattattattattattatattattattattattattattattattattattattattattatttatgagaaaGACTTAGGACATCAAACATTTAAATGATTtggattttatttagaaaataaatttgcaaGAAATCATCAGAACACAATAGGTTAAGTTTTAGAATCATTATACTCTTCTTCTTTTACTGTCCTATTTCATCACCTGTATATTCCAGTACTTTACTGAGGGGTTCCACGCAGCAATTTACTGAGGCTCAGGTTCACTCGAAGGCAGGTGTTAGGTCTTTGAACAGTAATTATTGTTGGGTTAACATTTGTCCGgaaccttcccccttcccccgccccccctctctctctctctctctctctctctctctctctctctctctctctctcttctaatgttAGGTCCTAGAAGATTGATTGTTTGGTTGAtatgtgtcctctctctctctctctcctctctctctctctctctctctctctctctctctctctctctctctctctctctcaaatgttacGTCCTAGAAGATTAATTGTTTGGTTGACATGTGTCCggatcccccccctcctctctctctctctctctctctctctctctctctctctctctctctctctctctctcaaatgttacGTCCTAGAAGATTAATCGTTTGGTTGAAATGTGTCcgaacccccctctctctctctctctctctctctctctctctctctcttaaatgttaCATCATAGAAGAACAATTATAGGGTTGACACGTTTcggactctctctcctctctcaaatGTTACGTCCTAGAAGATTAATTGTTTGGTTGACATGTGTCCGGACGCCcgcctcccccctctctctctctctaatgttacATCCAAAAGATTAATTGTTTGGTTGAAATGTGTCCGGACACCCGCccccccggctctctctctctctctctcgctctccctctctctctctctctctcaaatgttacatcatattgaaaataaattataggtTGGGACACGTGTTTCTggactcaactctctctctctctctctctctctccttctcttctctctctctgagcaacaTCAGACGTGTCTGCAGCACGGTACCAGTCAGGTGCTCGGTGAATCACTCGCGATATTGCACCGGGCAAAGCAAGCCAGGTGATCCATCTGAACAACCGCCCACGCCGGCCGCGATATCAGCCCGGAGTGAGTCTTGCAAACCAGGCGGTCGGTAATGACTTGTATGGCGTCTGCATAGCCTCTGCCTGGGCGTCCGTCGAGCTGACTGGATGTGGACTTGACAGGCACTGTAGAAGCTGTCGCCGAACGCCCCGAGGGACGTGTGTCCTGAAAGACATGATTCTCTGTCAGCTGACATTCTTAGGTCTTACGATGTTCCTCGGGAAACGAGACGTATGGGACGTCTTGGCCAAATATTTGAATGCCACAAGTTTGCAAAATCCGGAAAGATCCCCTTAGGAACCCCGCACTTGCATATGTTGATATTTGCTTATCCCTAAATCATCACAATTTAAGTCTGTTCCATTGTATACATGATATCGAAGCAGATATTTTAAAGCTTGAACGTGGCTGGTCTCAGAAGTGCTATTCAAATTCACATTTTGTCAATCAACGCCTTTGTATATCAATCTTAGACATGAGAGCCCAGCTTAAAATAGCATCATTTTTATTCTCTGCATGCAATACATTCAAAGTattgtgtgataaaaatccacaattatacagtaaactatagtactatggaaaattcagaagcaaagactttcgaacacctgagcAGGTTCCTCGTCAgtgttaaagttagcaatgatgaGGAAGGAATACCGTTCAGGTGTTCCAAAGTCTTTACTTGTTTTCCATAGCAATAtactttactatataattgtggatttttattacacagtacTTTGTGCGTAATTCATGCAGAGAATAAAAATGATGCTATTTAAGTCATTTTTTCATGTCAAAAATTGATTATGCAAAAAATGCTGATTGATACAGTGTGAATTTCAATACTATTTCTGAAACCAGCCACGTTCAAGTTTTTGTATCTGCTTGATATCATATGTATGTTATGAAAGACTTTCAAACTGATAATTTAGGCAATGTTTGAATATCCCAGCAGCATATGTTGCTTTCAGGAGGGAAGAAGGAGTGTATTGCTTACTGGgacattatttaaaatattatcgTGGCAAAGTAAATTACGCCATTCAGAGCAGATGTCCTGTCGACAGATTACTAtatcttataaaaatattaatactataTCTTATAGAAATTAACACTGCAAAAAATAAACCGAAATTCTGCGCTGAAACTTGGCATCTGAATAacagtgaatgtttaatttatttatttattaatacagaTTTGTTTAAATGTTACCCTATTTTCATTTGCACACTTGGCTTTCCTTTCTGTGTTTTTCCCAAaattcttttcagtttatttacttgAATGGGTAGGTTGGTAGATTGTCTCGTCTCATaggactgttattattattattattattattattattattattattattattattattattattattatttgtagattGTCTCGTCTCGTAGGACTGtatgcctgttattattattattattattattattattattattattattattattgttgttgttgttggtagaTTGTCTCGTCTCATAGGACTttatgcctattattattattattattattattattattagtagattGTCTCGTCTCATAGGACTgtatgcctattattattatattattattattattattattattattattattattattattattattattatgatacgtACGCGGAGTTTTCAGTCTCACCAACAAACCCTGGAAACGAGAGACTCATCAGCAGAATTAATAGACTCACGCTGGCCCCACTGTCCATTATAGGGACCATGTAATTAAAGAGGTCTCCCATGTGGCCTTCTGACGGCTGCCTGATCTCTGAAACACCTTATCTCGGAAGACCGGGTTCCCCGTCACGTCCGACAGGTACAGGAACTCCAGATGGAGAGTCCCGAACTCGGAGAGGATGCTTGACCCTCCGTTCGCCCAGCGATGGTTGTTGGTTTTCTggtgagtagagagagagtagacggaGATGCTAGgggatatatatgcatgtatgtattgtgtatatgcatatatatatatatatatatatatatatatatatatatatatatatatatatatatatatatatatatatatattttgtatctaaaaatatatatggtgtatatatatatatatatatatatatatatatatatatataaacatatatgatatattttaaaaagtatatggtatatatttagagagtatataaatatatattatatatagagagagagagagagatggtgctaGACTGAGTAGAGAGgtcaaaaaaaaatgtatcacacTTCCAGTATAAACAGTAAAAGTACAGTAAGCATAAACCTGATTCTGGATCACATGACGTAATATTTAGTTAATTGCcggtttttataatatttctgccaagaaataaaaatcacttctgtttctaggaaatgTAAGATTTGGTCAACGAATAACACAATTCACattaatttacagtatataagatTCCTTACTGTACAGGATGCTAAACTAAATCTTCTATCCTTTTTTATTGTGATAGTAATGAAACATATATTACTCTTTGACCACACAAagttgaataattttttactgcaattatttgattattttttactatGCCCAATTGAATTAATTCAcatattttaattcagttttgatATTCGCAGCTGCCTTCACTCCGTTCTCTATATGTTAGTGAATGAAAGGAGAATGATTTAATCATGTGGTTTTCATATTTGACATGTACGACCAGTCGTACAACTCCTAAGACGTTTTTACGATAAAAGCTCGTGTCATTCATTATTTAGCTGGCATCATAATTGACTGATTATTCATGATATCGATAAACATCTTAGAATTGACCATTTTGTGGTGGTCCTTGATTTAAAAAGCATTTTGAGagaattacttatattttgataattgttttAATGTAAATGCCACACTAGTTAAATTTagccccccctttctctctctctctctgtttgatcattatttcttgataattGTTTTAAACATTGTCGCACTTAGTAAATTTAACTAATGCACCCCATTTCCGGTGTTGATGAGGCCAAACGAATCCCAGATCTCGTAGAGAAGGCTGGAAGGAGTTTTGTTGCAATCTGCAAGGCACGTTCCCTGAATATGGCTTCGCCCGTCAGGGCGTAGGCTGACAGTAGGCCTCCCACGAATCGAATGTTGACCTCGAAGAGGGATACCTCTGACCTCTggggaaaaaaggggaagatTATTAATGGATGATACTGTAGCTGGTATGAccttttgaaatttaattaatttttagattcttgAAATCAGTAGTAGCTATTAGGTAACTGTAAGAAAGTGGGAGGTAATTAGATGTTTACTTTctgccttaatatatatatatatatatatatatatatatatatatatatatatatatatatatatatatatatatatatatatatatatttttttttttttttttttttttttttttttcaaggaatctTGTAGTTtaaaagaaggaaacagaaatatGTTAGCTAGCTgccttaatatttgttttttttgtggtggaGTAATCTTGTGACATAACGAAGGATATAGGAAATTATCACCTGAATCTTGTTAATATTCTTAAGTGTTTTCGGCACCGAAACACAACCTTGAAATTCCACTTAAGTGTAACTCTTGTGAACGTTAAATTCTAGCTAACCTTTAAAGATCCAAATAATGTTGTTACGAAGAACCCTTTGTACATCGATGCCTCTATCTCACAGACATTTAGTCGCCTTCCTGACAAGATACCGGGAGGATCTTTTGAAATTATTACTCTTGATATCTTGAAGGGATTCGACAGTCTGGCGTATACTCGGCCGATCTGTTTTCCGGTGTTATTCAtccgggggtagtgccgtcagcgcacctcacgtggtgcactgtaggcattacttaaggggtctttgcagcctcccttcggcccccagctgcaacaccttccactccttttactgtacctccattcatattgtctttgtTCCATATGACTTCCCACactctaacaattttttttcttagtgcaacgttgcgaggttttcttcctgttaagcctttcagaccttcttactgtcagtttccgtttcagcgctgaatgacctcataggtcccagcgcttggcctgtggcccaaATTCTTTATTCCTGTTCCTATTGAAGTATTCAAATACATCTCTATTTAGTGTCCTTACTGtcgacactttttctgtcctgtgATGGTGACTCGGCGTTTCCTCGCCTACTCATTCtctcatctctatatatatatatatatatatatatatatatatatgtatatgtatatatgtatatatatatatatgtatatgtatatatatgtaaatatacatatgtatatttatgtacatatatgtatacatatactttagCATGCATACGATTATATACATGCCTAAGACTGTCTGCTTCGGGAACTCTTTCCTGTTGTATTAGAGGTAATCGTATGCGTTTTATTTTATGGAGAACACATTCAGCTTAATATCCAGTAAAGTATTTTGCTCAATTTAAAAGTTCTCAACTATCAGCAAGAGTAATTGATACACATTTCGAAGAATTAATCCAGTGTTAGAAAGCCTCAAGTCTAGGTTGGACAAAAAGGGTCGACGTtgttaattgcaaaaaaaaaggaaagagagagagagagagagagacttgttcctttttcattaatattaatgatatatgtCTTGTCACGCAAGTGTACCGAATACTTAACTCCATCGTTTAGCAGCAAggccatgcagagagagagagagagagagagaattttgtttaatCAAGACTAGTTTAATTGttaggaatttttttgtttacattttgaactCTGTCAACAGTTTTCTCTGACTCAGCCAAGTGGCTTGGTTGAACTACTTAagataaataatctctctctctctctctctctctctctctctctctctctctctctctctctctctctcctctctcatcaAGTGTAACAAAGTTAACTGTTTGGAGAAGCTGGGTCCCAGACTGCCGTAGTACTACTTTACTTGTTGCCATGCAGATCAGTATCATACACGCAATGCCCAGTTTCGTGTTCAGCGcgataaatatctctctctctctctctctctctctctctctctctctctctctctctcttctctgtgttTTCCTTTTTAGTCATATTCTTGCCATAATGAGCTATAACCCTCTCATGCATTAGTTGTTATTCCCCATTTTTCTCGGAAAGCCAGAGATTATCGGAATAGTAATCTTTGTCCACCGTAACATACGGGATCGAGCTACTCGTTATCCCCATAGATTAATGGGCCTTTTTTTTTCCGAAAGGGTTAACGTATCCTCCTCCAGGCAAC includes:
- the LOC136834045 gene encoding mannosyl-oligosaccharide alpha-1,2-mannosidase IA-like, which gives rise to MTLHAWKGYKTYAWGRNELRPVSKQWQTAGLFGARDMGATLIDSLDTLFIMGLMEEFNEAKKWVEKELDFDRLRSEVSLFEVNIRFVGGLLSAYALTGEAIFRERALQIATKLLPAFSTRSGIRLASSTPEMGISVYSLSTHQKTNNHRWANGGSSILSEFGTLHLEFLYLSDVTGNPVFRDKVFQRSGSRHTSLGAFGDSFYSACQVHIQSARRTPRQRLCRRHTSHYRPPGLQDSLRADIAAGVGGCSDGSPGLLCPVQYRDPQISYSILTDFQNLSQKQQQTLLLPAGGMYALGAKYLPSPNSQREMEIAEGIAKTCRETYARTATGLGPDSFHFPQTKAGQEILPSARHYALRPEAIETWFYLWRLTKDQKYRDWAWDAAMALERHCRVESGGFSGISDVHRANPHKDDVQQSFLLAETLKYLYLIFSSDSLISLDQWVFNTEAHPIPILGKNALYRMA